The Trichoplusia ni isolate ovarian cell line Hi5 chromosome 20, tn1, whole genome shotgun sequence genome includes the window TTTACAATCCAGGATGTTTTAAATGACTTCAGTATTGTATTATCATCATTATATCTGTCACTGATTGGTAAATAACTTGTTGCAGAAGCCAGTTCAAGGTGGAGTTCCCGTGTGTACTGAGTGCCTTGGTACTGATGCTAGGAATAGGTTAGGAGCCCTCGAGGCTCTCATATGTTGTCAGCAGTGCAAGTCCTATGCTCATCCGACGTGCCTGAACCTCACTGATGAGGTTGCTCTTCCTGTtataaaggtaaatattaaatatatatttaaagtctATTTGTCCACCTTCCCTACAAGTTATTACAACTATCCTAAAAAgagatctttaaaaaatactcttattGAGCAAAAGTTAGATCACAAACTGTGCTTATCTTTCCAAAGGTCTAAATATAACATGAACCGGGGACCCCTAGTGAGTTTTtagaaaatgaataataaatatagactcaaaatatttatttctcatcATCACtgtcataaaatgtttataattgtgctttaaatattttacaatgcGCTGAGGAGTATCATTGTGCGGTTAACGTAAATCTGTAACAAAAAGTTGTAATGTAACAGAAATAAGGGTTAAAGTAATAACTGTCTAAGTATGTATCTGAAATGATCTGAGCAGTTAATTTTGATGTATGTAATAGGAATTTTTGTTGAGTGTCCATATGGAATAATGTGTGGGTTGTCCCCGTGCAGTCGGTGCGCTGGGTGTGCGGGTCGTGCGCGGCGTGCGAggcgtgcggcgcgggcgcaggcgcgggcgcgggcgcgggctgggcggcgcgctgcgcccactgcgcccgcgccgcgcacgCGCGCTGCGCGCCGCCGCCCTGGTGCTGCGCGCACTGCACGCGCCCGCCCAACAACAAGCGGTCAGTAGCAAGGGCTTGTGCTCATAGACACATCGTTAAACTATAATATGACTGCACGCATGCATAGTCAAAAAGAAATGACCACTTTTCCAAAACGCGGTTCGCGGTTTCGACCCCGCGTATCACACCAATGTAAACCAGGCATTGGTATGATTAAATAATGGTTGTTCTTCAcatgatttaaatgtttctgtaaccaacacaaagattaaatgcCTTAGTGAGCAAGTCAcatcttttcatgaaaataataataaatgagtgTATAATACAGTTTGCATTTatacatacttacaaaaaaaaaaatctcataagtgaaataaattttgaagtACTCTGTTTGTCCAGGTCATCGGTAGCTGGGACACCTCGCGGCAGAAAGCCCCGCACGCCGGCGCGGCGGCCGGACTCCGACGACGAGCATTCCGACGGTAACGCCCCACCGCGGCCCCTGCGCCCCCCGACCGAACAGAGAATGTCGAGAGAGAAGCAGAAGTTTTTCAGATTCTCCGCGTTCAATCTAGTGAagcggcgccgccgccgctcgtCGTCCGGCGAGTGGGAGGGCTGGGGCGGCGTGCGCGTGACCCGCGTGCAGCGCCTCGAGCTGCGCCTGGAGcgccgccccgcgcccgcccccTCGCCGCCCGCGTCGCCCCCGTCGCTGCTCGCCCCGCCCGACCCCGAGTCCGCCGCGTCCGCTTCCGACTCGCCCGCCTCCCCCGCCTCGCCCGCCTCGCCCGCCTCCCCCGACTCGGCCGCCTCCCGCACCTCCCCGGGCTCGCCCGACTCCCGCGGCTCTCCCAGCTCCCCCGGTACTCCCGCTTCCCCCGGATCGCCGGTGTCTTCGAGTGATAGTGAACCGCGTCCCGCTCCCGCGTACGTATCTACCGTGTTCGAACGTTTGGCGGCCGATTCTGGACCCGATGGCGTTTGGGGCTTCGCAGCCGAGGCACAGAAACAGAAACGGTTAGAACCTGAGCTACAAAATCACGCGCGGATCGAGGTCGACCTCCAGAGACCAAAACGAATAGAGGCAGGTTCTCCTAGACAGAGACGATCAGATGTCGAACCGCGAAAACAAAAGAGGCTCGAAGTAGAGTTACAGAAACAGAAAAGACTCGAAGTCGAATTGATAAAACAAAGAAGACTGGAAGTAGAACCTCAAAAAATTCAaagactggaagccgagccTCTACTGTCAATTCTAGACACTGAGTCTGTACAGAGTAGACTTGAGCCAGAATCGCCCCGGCCCGAGCCTGAGAGACACCGCGTTGCGCGGAGGCGGAGTAGATGCGGCGAGAGACTGCTCACGACGTTATTTGACGGGCTTTCGGAGTTCTATTCGGTGCGGTCCGGGTCGCGCTCGGCGTCACGCGCGCGGGGGCGCTCGCGCGCGGCCAGCCCGGCGGGGcccggggccggggccggggccggggccggggccggggccgaGCCCGCCGTGCTCAAGGAGACGCGCAGCACGTTCCGAAAGTATCAGGCGGCGCTGCTCGGCGCGCGCAGCCGCTCGCGCTCGGCCTCGCCCGCGCCGGGCCCGCGCCTGTCGGCCTCGCAGCTGGTTAGGTCTCTGGCGGCCGGCAAGCACCGCGCGGGCCCGGCCGAGGCGCACAAACTGATCCGCGGCCTGCGCCTGGCCGCGCGCCCGGCCACCAATCAGACGGGTAAGATCGGTTCGTGAGGTGCGGTGAAAGTGTCGTGGTGGATCTGACCGACTCGCTCGCTCTGATTGCTGGCCGGCGCTCCGCTCTCGCGTCGTATTCGTTTCTCTTCCGAATTCTCTGTTCGGGACGGGTGAGTGAGCCCCGCGCTCTTCGTATTAGCTTCTCCATTCGGACACCGAGCGCCGATgacaaaacatttgttattcGGGTTTCGGCAGTATCCACACATGCACTTTCGCTCGCGCCTCTGGGCGTGAAGGACGGAGACCCGAGCACTCGCACCGGCGCAGCTCGGCCGAGCTCACGTGCCACGTGCGGGTACTCGGGAGTGACtgctttgtattatttttcctcTTTGTATTTGATAGCATCTGACAAGATGTAATGCATGACACTTTTGATATTATTGTGGCCGCCGCCGGCAAGCCTCGGCCGGCAAGCCTCGGCCGGCCGGGCCCCGCTTGGCGGCGGCGGAGTGCAGCGTGTGTGTGGCAGAGGGCGCGCGGCTGCCGGCGGGCGTGTCGGCGGCGGACGCGGCGCTGttcgcggcggcgggcgcgggcgcggcggcggacGCGGCGCCGCTGCCCGCCCCCGCGCGCTGCCCCTCCGCCATCGAGTTCGGCCAGTGGGAGATCGACACCTGGTACTCCAGCCCCTTCCCGCAGGAGTACGCACGGTAATACTCGCACGAGCTGTACTTGTGTCCTTGCATATTACTCAATCTGTACTTCTACTGTTGTTGTTGTTACATAACATtaagactagaaaaaaaatatacaactgcTATTAGTGCATATTTTCAGTGTCTGATTTCCGAGGCTGACTGTAGTGGTTGTTGGTTCCAGCTTACCCAAGCTGTTCCTGTGCGAGTTCTGCCTGAAGTACGCCAAGAGTCGGGCCGTACTGGTGCGACACCTAGACAAGTGTCTGTGGCGCCACCCGCCCGCCACCGAGATCTACCGCTGCGGGGACATCTCGGTCTTCGAAGTGGACGGCAATGCCAACAAGATCTACTGCCAAAACCTCTGCCTCCTCGCCAAGTTGTTCCTAGACCACAAAACGCTGTACTACGACGTGGAACCCTTCCTTTTCTACGTATTGACGAAAAATGACAGCAAAGGCTGCCATCTAGTTGGCTACTTCtccaaagaaaaacattgtCAGCAGAAATATAATGTTTCGTGTATAATGACAATGCCGCAATACCAGAGACAGGGATATGGGAGGTTCCTCATCCATTTTAGTGAGTGGTGGAATCTTTATTCCATAATCTTAAtagtgaataataaataatcttcaaaattattaaaaaaacaaaactaacaatGTGAACTTTCTCACCAGGTTATCTACTATCAAAAGAAGAAGGACAACCTGGCACACCAGAAAAGCCGCTATCTGACCTCGGTAGAGTTTCGTACCACGCGTACTGGAAATCTGTAATCCTCGAATTTCTGTATGACCACAAAGAAAAACCATTCACCTTCGAAGACATCGGCCACACGACGGGGATGCATATGAACGATATAGCGGTAACGTTTCAGTTACTTGGATTTGTGAGATACATTCCTAACAACGAGACCACCAAACTGGGGCTCTGCATAGATTGGAATAAAGTTGACAATCACATGAAGAAAGTTAAGAGCAGACCACGGCTAGAGATAGATCCCGAATGTCTGAGGTGGACTCCACTATTGGCACCTACAATTAATCCATTTAGATCACCAGAAGAAGCTTCTGTAGATCAAGATACTGAAAACGATGAAGCTGAACCTAAGACAGAGAGTGAGGATACAGCAACAGAATCTGAAACCCCTGCGTATAAAGAAGAGGAGCCTAAAGCTGTAAGTAATGCAGAAGCAGAGTCACCAGAGCCACCCGTGGAAGTAACATCTTCTGGCAGAAGACGGACAAGGCCTCTCAAGTACAGTGAAACTACTTATCAAACGACGCCCACCCTTACTGAGGGAAACCGGAAAAGAAAACGGGAAGTCAGCAGAAAAATATCAGAATCTAATCCAGATGAAGATAAGAAAGACAAAGAAGAAGAGACTCCTCGAAGACAGAGGAGTAAGAGTGTTGCCAGAAGATCGTCTCGCGTAACGCAGAATGAGCCCGCAGAGGAAGCAACGCCTAGAAATAGAAGGCAGAGTGTGAAAGAAGCAGCGTATGGCTCTGATAGCCAGGAGAGTCAGGAAAGTATGGACATGAGTGCAACTACCCCGGCTACTGCCGTCCCAGTCAAagccaaaataaaaagaaaactggcTTGGAGGGGTCGACAACGCAAGCGGCAAAAGATTACCAAAACGCCTGCAAGGAACGCCTCACCGGCAGCTAAAAAAGCCAAAATTGACGAAACTAAAGAACAAGTTGACCAAGATTATAAAACTGACGACTCTATGGAGCCGAGCAATACAGTCCCAACTGAAGACCACAATAAATCTCCAAAGAATAAGCTCGAGGAAAAGACGGAAGAGAAAAACAAGTGCTCTGATGCCAGCTCTGAAGATTCATCCGGAGAAGCTGATGATGAAATGGATGTCGAGGAAGgcgaagaaagaaaaaacattaacagCAAACCCGCATCTCCCCGACACATCGAGGAAAACAGCACAGACCACCATACTAGCGACATGGAACTCGACAGCATACATATGGACTCCCCAAAGTCCATAGCTGAAAAGGATCAAGTCATTAATGAGACAGGAGACAAATCGAATGATGCTCCAAGCGACAGTAAAACAGCTGAAGCAACTCCTGCAACTACTGAGGAAGAAACAACTACAGCTAATAATCAGGTAGAGGATAACAAAATGACTGAACCTAGAAATGGGGAAATGAAGTCACCAGCTAAACCAGCTGTCGACGAAAAAGAAACGATCATTATATCTGAATCTGATGACAATAACAGTCAGAGCTGTCCCTTGCCGTCACCTAAACCTAACATGGTGGCGCCTGTTCAACcgaacaatgaaaataaacccAAAGAGGTGGAAGAAAAGGACAGTCCTTCCAAGGTAATACCAGTTGTGTCCACGGAGAACGCGCATATAGTACTCGATCCCAGTGCTCGAGTACAGGAGGAGGTGAACACAACAAGACCGGCAGTGGACCTGATTGTCCCGAAAATACACCAGATTGAGACCATTGTAGTCGAACCGGAATCAGACACCACGAATTCCCCGCACGCTGGTGTTTCGCCAAAGAAACCTGACAAATCTATTATCAATGAGTCGCCAAAACCTAAAAAATCTCCAGAGCCCTTAAATATTGATGCGAATTGTGAGCAAAAACAAAGTGAGATGAGAAAAGAAACTGTCATacaacatcaaaatattgaCGAAAGTACAAACGCCGAGAAGAAGTCGCCGAATAAAATAGATTCTATAATACAAAACTTAGATACGCAAAGAGATACATGTGGTATGAAGAAGCCAGACCCCATCAAAATAGATAGTTTTACTGAAAttgataatagaaataaattaccCAATCCAATAGTTAGCAGAGAAAATGAAATGCCATTTCGGAATGACATGCTCATGAACACAAGAAaagacgaaataataataactagaaATGTTATAGAGCCCGCATCAATGTTGAGCTTTCAAAATCCTGTTAGCAATTCCATGACAATACAACAGATCAATACGGCTCAGCATTCTTTTCTGAATCACAGAGCAAATGTTAGCAAAGAATCGCAAGCTGTACAGACTGacaaagttttggtcaaaacgAGTGAGCAGAATCgcgtaataaataatacccTTGATTCAACTCCTGTCGTGAGTAAAACTACGACCAAACTGGAAGTCCCGCATCCTATATCTTCCCCAGTGATAAATCCAGTAATACCGAAAGTTCCCAATGTGACTGATATTAATTTTTTACCTCGATGCCAAAGCGCTAACGCTGCTGTCAGTATGGGCTTAGACAGAGCAGATCTGGAAGCTAACTTTGTCAACAGCAATGCTATGCAAAACTCTTTGACTGGGTCTATGAGCATCGTCCAGACTAATTCTCAAGATTGCAAGAACGATCCTAATTTAAAGCCGAGGGAGAAGAGTAAACTACGAGATGTAAGAGTAAATTCGGCTCATAGCAAGCTGGAGAAAACTGACAAGAAGACCAATAAAAATGACACGCCCAGGAGCACGCCGGAGCCCAAGATGTTTTTTCCAGAACCAAACGCGAACTCGCGGAAGCCAGAAACGTCTGTCCCCATAAATGTCATTAACTCCGTGCCGATCACCAGCAAAGAAACCAAAACAACGAACGAAGTTCCCAAGAAACAAGATTACTTTAAGAAAGAGAAATCGAATGCCTCTAAATGTGATTCAAAAAATGCGTCCGTCAAACATGACAAAGGTTGCACTACACAGCTAAATTTGAAACCAGACCAGAATGACCTGAACAAAATGTTGCCAAAATTTAAGTATGACAACGAATTGGTGCCTAAGGCGGATTATGCGATGAACCAAATTCCGAACTACCACACTACCCACGGCCAGTATCAGTGGCCGCCCTGGGATCCTACGAGGATACAGGGCTCTTGGGAACATAATAGATTTTTAGATATGAAAAATAGCGTAAGCGACAAAAACTACTTGGATAAATTCCAAGGATTTAACCTTCCGCATTTAGACCAGGTTCAAAAGTCGCCTCAGAAATTGCTTCCTAAGTACGACCAGAAAGATTTTCACAATATCGCGTACGGAGCGTTAAGTGGAAGTTTATACGCGACGACGGGGCTGCCACACTTCAAAGAGACCAAAACACCGACTTCCAAAGCTGAGTGCTCACAAAAGAGCGAGTGTAAACCGTCAAAGCAGTCGAAGACCACGACTGCTTGCCAGACTCAGTGCGAACCCAAGAAGTCGCAAACCACAGCCGACCAAATAAAGCAAATGATGCAGCGGCAGGTGAATAAACAGCCGGAGGTCGTTACGAGCTGTGCAGAGTACAGGCAGCAAAGTCCTCAGATCTTAACGTCTCCAGGCTGTAAACCAGGGTTTAATCAAAATGGACCTTGTGGTCAGGAAAAGACGGAGATCGAGAAGAAGTCTCGACAGCACAAGAAGGAGGAATCTCCGAAGGAAGCGAACAAGGAGGAGCTGTGCGAGGCGGTGAGCCCGGCCCTGCAGTCCATGGGAGTGTACACGCCCGACTCCACCAGCAACTCCGTCCACTCCGTGCAGTACCCCGCCTGCGAGCTAGACGTCAGCCAGCTGGGCCTGGAGTCCCCCACCAGCATCGGCTCCGACCTGGCCTCGCCCTGCTCCATGATGCACATGCATCCTGCTCCTTCGCCGCAGTACTCCTCCATCCATATCCCGTCCATCATGAGCCAGCCCAATCAGCCGCCCAAGCAGCAGAAGATCAACAACAGAAATAGGTCAGTTGCTATTGTTTAAGACGCGTACAAACTTTTGCTTTTGTAAATTGGTCCCATGTGTTGCCTGTGTTCCCCGCTGAGAGTCCCGCCCGTGTGCAGgagcggcggcagcggcggcagcggcgcgggcgAGCCCAAGCCGGGGCGCGGCGCCGCCACGCCGCCCGCCAGGCACCGCGCCACGCCGCCCATACAGCCGCACGGTCAGTACACGCTATAACTATACACTACAATTCCCCTTCAATCTTTACTTATTCAttatttgtacaattttaagcacatctatgaatattattaactGAGTAAAAGTAAAGCTAATGACGACTCAAAATGGATTTTCTTTCGTTCGCAAAATTTGGCGCACGATTTCATTTTTTATCGGTGAAATAAATCCAACCTAAATATAAGTAGTAGTAGGTCGGTAAGTGTAACTGTTGTGGTGTAGCAGGCGCGGGTGGCAGCGTGATGcagggcggcggcgcgggctaCCAGGGCGGCTACCTGTCGttccagcagcagcagcagtaCCACTCGGGCGGCTGGCCGCCGTCCTGCTCGCTGGCCAAGCTGCAGCAGATGGCCGAGGCCCCGCAGCATCATCCGCCGCATCAGGTGACTACACTCACTGCTCTACACGTATCTCATATCTACCAAGCTTTACTTTCTCTGTACCTTAAATtccctttaatttttttcaatttagacacgtatttttgttCATTGTGTCCCTATATCTCTACAACAATACAATTGTagttaattcattaatatttaattcttgagtaatgaattataaatagtctttgaaaaatttataagaataaattcCCTTCTATAATTAATCAAATGTAACGAGTAAAAACGATTTGATTGAGCCGACTGGGAAGTTTGTGTGTGACATGCAGTACGGGCAGCAGGCCAGCACTCCGCCGGCGGGCGCGGGCCACTACCACGCCGCCGCCAAGTACTACCCGCCGCACAACCAGCTCGACGCGCCCAGGAACATACGGAACACCTCCAGTCAGTccaacttatattttatttatcctatCGTCTTTTATATATGCAAAATATGTCATTAAGATGCTAAAAGATTTCTTGTGGTTATGCCTTCGCCGAAAACCACAAACCCTAtatcaaatacaatatttttttgttttgcctcAAGACAAGTCAACAATTTCATTAAAGACATAAGAGCATGGTTCCACAGTCGGTGTGCTACGTAGCCACAGTCTTCTAAGAACatgcaacattaatatttacgaCAGCTTGACGTTTTCTCTCATAGAATGTTGTCTTAGCAGtcgtaaattacattttaaagatattCAATAAATTCCCTGTTCAGTATTAACTTGTGATTGTGATGAGTAGTCGCTAATGTGCGTGTGGTTGCAGGCAACCTGAGCCCCATGCAGCACATGCAGATGGCGCCGGGCTCGCACCTCATCAGCCAGTACGGGCTCAACGGGTACCGCGTGCCGCCGCAGCAGCAGTTCAACAACCTGCAGATGATGAACGTGCAGGGCGGCGTGGGCGTGCAGTACGGCGGCGGCGACCCGCGCGCGCAGCAGGGCAACGTGTACGCCTACGGGTACATCAACCCGCCGCCGCTCGCCATGCAGACGCTCAACTCCTCCGTGCGCCGGTAGCGTCGCCGCCCGCCTGCCGCCCGCCCGCCGCGGACCTCAATCAAAGTACAAAATTGcagataaaactatttaaatctgtttataataataatgactaCGTCACTGAATTGTAGCATAATTATATAGTGCAATAAATGTATGTTCGCTGATAGTGATCCGCTTCGTCTCGTATCGGTGATGACCGGCGCGGGCTCGACTCTCGATTAGCTCGCGATGTCCAAAGAAACAATGTAATGTTAAGTCTTTGGTTATATTGTTAAGTGCAATGTTTTTACTGGCCTGACGCAGATTGCACTCGAGATGTAAGATTCGTTTAGAACTCGCGTATTTGATATGTATATGGTGTTTACGTTTTGATGTTCTTGTATCGTGTCGCGGCAGCGTAGTGCCGCCTGTACAGTTGTCGTTGtgtaattatagtttaactgTAGGCTCCTAGTTTGTCTGATCTGTTCTGAAGTGCCTCTCACGTCCCGTCTGTCTGCTTGACTTCCGTGTAACATATTGTAAATGTAATCGCTTTGGATTGGAACAAGGCTTGTATACATATAGAGCTGATAAAATAAGTGAATTTGTACGATACcgtttttaatttgatcaatGTGATAGAGTGCAGAACGAGGAGTGAGGAGTGCGACGTGCTCGTCCCGAGGTTACTTACGTAAGCAGGCCCCTTGGACggagattttttatattttatattctttttacaaCTGTTAGTTTTAACGTTTTATAATTGCGAtgataactttgttttaatgcTTCGCTTAAGGATTATGTTCGTTTTATCCCAGTAATTTATTGCCAAATGTTATTAACACTTACGTTTTTAAGTATTAGTTAGGTCGCGTTTAGTTTCGTCCTCCCGCACGTATTGGTTAGGCTCGCGGGCGGGGGCTGCGGCCGCCCGTCCCGACTTACTTGTAAGATCTGCTCCTCTAAGGTTATGAATGTTATTTGTTACTAATGTgtagtatataaaatattgtaaatacaataacaGTAAGATACATGTAGCAGGTGTTatcacacaaaatataattttgtgaaaaaaactgCGTAGTTTTATTCGTTCCTGAATCTCGAtcagtctttttattttattgtgttatgttattttacGAGTTGTTTGTCAGAACTATTGTAACTTTTGGAGATTTCATTGAAAGCTTAATGTTAAAGTTTGCAGATATGTTTCAAGTAACACTTGCTGCCTCATTtgttaatattaagtattacaataagaacaaataaaatcCTTAATTTTTCTAAACCATTGTTTAATAGCCTTTACATTGGATAGCTTCAAGTAAACAACCTTACACtgacaatgaaataatttatacaaacaaatgaaatgttACACAACATTTATATTTCCAAATGACATTCAAATTGTGCCTAAatatacataacaataaaattacaacacCAATAAATTTGGAAGAACAACAAGACTAACTAATAATGTCAGTCCACATACATGcttataaatctaataaaaaaaatcattgtattatttatacttattaactATTTGACACAAATCACCTATGAAGTATTGTGACCGCAAATAAACTCACGACAAAAAAACTAACTATAGCCTGACTTAGCAAATGGTAGTGTGTTGTTAGAGAGAAAGTCCATGTTCTGGCTTctgaaaataaactgttttcatGCTTCCCATAGTTTTATATCAAGGTATTAAGAATTCTGTATGGCGCAACTTTTGGGAGGCCTATCGATGTTCAGCAGTGGATCTCGATTGACGCATTTTAATAGAATCTGTGTCCATAATATTGAAATGGTTAGCCTGTTCTTCCTACcagatttacattttataatttgcatGGCAATGGACCACTAATTGGTCTCATACCTAGAcacgagttatttttttttgtccaagTTTACAcaccatattataaatacatacataacctATGCCTATCTGACTAGCAAAACACAATACTTACAcaaattctttataaaaacgACCAATTGTGTGCGTAAATATCGTGGGCCTGGAAATACTTGACTCTTCAATTCTTTAAACCTATATATTTTAGGCGTTACCTAATAAACCTTTATTTTGGAGCATTTGATTCGTAATTAGCAAGTGAACATAGTACCATATTCACTTAGATCGATAATAGAGTAGTGAGTACAAAGAGTTTATTTTGCCCACGTGTTCATGAGTTCACATTTATATTGAACAAGCAGTaggtaaacatatttttagacataaataaaacttacaacTCGTATAACAGCCATTACAGGTACAGACAAAATCGATAAAATCATGTTCAAAGGAGCCTGACATCACCTCAAGTGAGTCTGTTGCAGATGTAGAAGTGAGACACCGCTATATGTGTTGTTATGCATCGACTCCCTTGGACATTGCAACAATCTCAATTTGAGAGTTGATGGCACGCACCCCGTGCTTATTATAAGCTTTTAGAGCTGGTGTTGCTGTTCTTGCGTCGAAAAGCTCATAGTAAGTATAATTATCCTAAGAATACATTTATTGGTATGTATAAGcaattataaagttaaatatcgtaaagataatttaaataattaatttatcgatCTAATACACAATCATCACAGAtacacttaataatattaaataaagattttctcCAATATCAGTTCCCCTAGATTTTGTCATACGAAAAAGTTAATTAGCTAATATCTTTATACCACGACTGCCAGACGACTGACCAGAGGGACAACTGCTAGGAGCCCGAACTAcggtaatagggatgatgacaatatatttttccagtgtccgtcttgtagtttattgtataataatggatacgtatttttaatttattccgcAAACATAATATACAGTGAATGAAAcatacgcgtgacgtcacgattgagtataatttttaccataactttaaagcagttaatctctgttaattttaggttttctgaaaaaggaaaaaatacttttcaactATCTAACTGAGGGAGTAATTcgattatttctttttatacccattcGTCATCCCTATTTGGCAATTGGTGTTACTATTACTGCTCATACCCCCGTAATAAGTAAATTGGCTTGACTATGTATGGTAGAGGATGAGGGTGATTTTTGTACCTCTAAGCAATCTTTGCCTCCAGACAACCTAATTTCACAACATGTCCACAAAATTGCACCTTATAACtaaattaagtaggtaaaaGTATGTCATGATTAAGTGATAGGCCTTATCGTTTTgcatataaatattgaataaaatggaAGCAATGTTCAACACTGCATTGCTTGTATTAATGAATACATTTTGAAGGTCAGCCAAGGTGACACTTAACTTAAAGAAATGGGCCAtac containing:
- the LOC113503955 gene encoding uncharacterized protein LOC113503955, whose product is MCEPDEVGKEVWKRWILEAIHKIRSQKQRPSVERICHAIRQHHNYHEDVVSERLERAVREGVVLKVYNKGQSSYKDPGGLQSKILRVTQDVDLSRVVAKAVRELGERDGSTLKTIERHLHQAYQVTVVAEVDVRAVLRAAAKRAVARGLLTHQAGAFKATERPLTTSSDRSSKQRSKSAQDSPEKKPVQGGVPVCTECLGTDARNRLGALEALICCQQCKSYAHPTCLNLTDEVALPVIKSVRWVCGSCAACEACGAGADTSLNALVSKSHLFMKIIINECIIQFAFIHTYKKKNLISEINFEVLCLSRSSVAGTPRGRKPRTPARRPDSDDEHSDGNAPPRPLRPPTEQRMSREKQKFFRFSAFNLVKRRRRRSSSGEWEGWGGVRVTRVQRLELRLERRPAPAPSPPASPPSLLAPPDPESAASASDSPASPASPASPASPDSAASRTSPGSPDSRGSPSSPGTPASPGSPVSSSDSEPRPAPAYVSTVFERLAADSGPDGVWGFAAEAQKQKRLEPELQNHARIEVDLQRPKRIEAGSPRQRRSDVEPRKQKRLEVELQKQKRLEVELIKQRRLEVEPQKIQRLEAEPLLSILDTESVQSRLEPESPRPEPERHRVARRRSRCGERLLTTLFDGLSEFYSVRSGSRSASRARGRSRAASPAGPGAGAGAGAGAGAEPAVLKETRSTFRKYQAALLGARSRSRSASPAPGPRLSASQLVRSLAAGKHRAGPAEAHKLIRGLRLAARPATNQTEGARLPAGVSAADAALFAAAGAGAAADAAPLPAPARCPSAIEFGQWEIDTWYSSPFPQEYARLPKLFLCEFCLKYAKSRAVLVRHLDKCLWRHPPATEIYRCGDISVFEVDGNANKIYCQNLCLLAKLFLDHKTLYYDVEPFLFYVLTKNDSKGCHLVGYFSKEKHCQQKYNVSCIMTMPQYQRQGYGRFLIHFSYLLSKEEGQPGTPEKPLSDLGRVSYHAYWKSVILEFLYDHKEKPFTFEDIGHTTGMHMNDIAVTFQLLGFVRYIPNNETTKLGLCIDWNKVDNHMKKVKSRPRLEIDPECLRWTPLLAPTINPFRSPEEASVDQDTENDEAEPKTESEDTATESETPAYKEEEPKAVSNAEAESPEPPVEVTSSGRRRTRPLKYSETTYQTTPTLTEGNRKRKREVSRKISESNPDEDKKDKEEETPRRQRSKSVARRSSRVTQNEPAEEATPRNRRQSVKEAAYGSDSQESQESMDMSATTPATAVPVKAKIKRKLAWRGRQRKRQKITKTPARNASPAAKKAKIDETKEQVDQDYKTDDSMEPSNTVPTEDHNKSPKNKLEEKTEEKNKCSDASSEDSSGEADDEMDVEEGEERKNINSKPASPRHIEENSTDHHTSDMELDSIHMDSPKSIAEKDQVINETGDKSNDAPSDSKTAEATPATTEEETTTANNQVEDNKMTEPRNGEMKSPAKPAVDEKETIIISESDDNNSQSCPLPSPKPNMVAPVQPNNENKPKEVEEKDSPSKVIPVVSTENAHIVLDPSARVQEEVNTTRPAVDLIVPKIHQIETIVVEPESDTTNSPHAGVSPKKPDKSIINESPKPKKSPEPLNIDANCEQKQSEMRKETVIQHQNIDESTNAEKKSPNKIDSIIQNLDTQRDTCGMKKPDPIKIDSFTEIDNRNKLPNPIVSRENEMPFRNDMLMNTRKDEIIITRNVIEPASMLSFQNPVSNSMTIQQINTAQHSFLNHRANVSKESQAVQTDKVLVKTSEQNRVINNTLDSTPVVSKTTTKLEVPHPISSPVINPVIPKVPNVTDINFLPRCQSANAAVSMGLDRADLEANFVNSNAMQNSLTGSMSIVQTNSQDCKNDPNLKPREKSKLRDVRVNSAHSKLEKTDKKTNKNDTPRSTPEPKMFFPEPNANSRKPETSVPINVINSVPITSKETKTTNEVPKKQDYFKKEKSNASKCDSKNASVKHDKGCTTQLNLKPDQNDLNKMLPKFKYDNELVPKADYAMNQIPNYHTTHGQYQWPPWDPTRIQGSWEHNRFLDMKNSVSDKNYLDKFQGFNLPHLDQVQKSPQKLLPKYDQKDFHNIAYGALSGSLYATTGLPHFKETKTPTSKAECSQKSECKPSKQSKTTTACQTQCEPKKSQTTADQIKQMMQRQVNKQPEVVTSCAEYRQQSPQILTSPGCKPGFNQNGPCGQEKTEIEKKSRQHKKEESPKEANKEELCEAVSPALQSMGVYTPDSTSNSVHSVQYPACELDVSQLGLESPTSIGSDLASPCSMMHMHPAPSPQYSSIHIPSIMSQPNQPPKQQKINNRNRSGGSGGSGAGEPKPGRGAATPPARHRATPPIQPHAGAGGSVMQGGGAGYQGGYLSFQQQQQYHSGGWPPSCSLAKLQQMAEAPQHHPPHQFVCDMQYGQQASTPPAGAGHYHAAAKYYPPHNQLDAPRNIRNTSSNLSPMQHMQMAPGSHLISQYGLNGYRVPPQQQFNNLQMMNVQGGVGVQYGGGDPRAQQGNVYAYGYINPPPLAMQTLNSSVRR